One Vibrio sp. CDRSL-10 TSBA genomic region harbors:
- a CDS encoding lipocalin-like domain-containing protein, with amino-acid sequence MSPTPLRKQLIGTWRLVSYVEKPLDGSEPNYPFGKTPKGLILYTPDGYMSAQLCSVNRPDFASEDRFNASAQELATQAGSYIAYSGPYFVDDDTHSLSHTMSLSLYPNWTGQTQPRTVQIDGDDLRLSTQIPFISGGKQVHSHLHWIRVR; translated from the coding sequence ATGAGCCCAACCCCATTACGTAAACAGCTGATCGGCACCTGGCGCCTGGTCTCTTATGTCGAAAAACCGCTTGACGGTTCAGAGCCTAATTATCCCTTTGGCAAAACACCTAAGGGGCTGATTCTGTATACACCCGATGGCTACATGTCAGCTCAGCTATGCAGTGTAAACCGCCCTGATTTCGCCTCAGAAGATCGCTTCAACGCGTCAGCGCAGGAATTGGCCACTCAGGCCGGCTCTTACATCGCTTATTCGGGCCCATACTTTGTCGATGATGACACTCACTCACTGAGCCACACCATGTCTCTTTCACTGTACCCTAACTGGACCGGACAAACCCAACCACGCACAGTTCAAATAGACGGTGACGATCTCAGACTGAGCACCCAAATCCCGTTTATTTCCGGCGGCAAACAGGTTCACTCTCATCTGCACTGGATTCGTGTCCGCTAA
- a CDS encoding glycerophosphoryl diester phosphodiesterase, with translation MKITAHRGLSSMAPENTLAAMRKAIDLGCEWIEIDVQLSADHIPVVIHDKTVNRCTNGQGRVKELTWHQLRLLDAGVWFGDEFAGEHIPTLQETLDLVTKAGVKLNIELKVYADDEIDLLCEKVVQVIEQMEIEPSQILFSGFNSTVLTTMQNYLPDVRRGQLWQSIPADFAAVLQHIDAYSVHCDYRFLTEQQARQIKQLGYQLFCYTPNFPQLVQAHWQWGVDMMISDVPQSYRALLLQREPELALND, from the coding sequence CTGAAAATTACCGCGCATCGTGGACTGTCCAGTATGGCGCCGGAGAATACTCTGGCCGCAATGCGTAAAGCGATTGACCTTGGCTGCGAATGGATTGAGATTGATGTGCAGTTGAGTGCGGACCATATTCCGGTGGTTATCCATGATAAAACCGTTAATCGCTGTACTAACGGCCAGGGACGAGTGAAAGAGTTAACCTGGCATCAGTTAAGACTACTGGATGCGGGGGTATGGTTTGGTGACGAGTTTGCCGGAGAACATATTCCGACGCTGCAAGAGACGTTGGATCTCGTCACTAAGGCCGGAGTGAAGCTCAATATTGAGCTCAAAGTGTATGCGGACGATGAGATTGATCTGCTGTGTGAAAAAGTGGTGCAGGTGATTGAACAGATGGAAATAGAACCGTCGCAAATCCTGTTCTCCGGCTTTAACTCCACTGTGCTGACAACCATGCAGAACTATTTACCGGATGTGCGCCGTGGTCAGCTTTGGCAGTCGATTCCTGCTGATTTCGCGGCGGTATTGCAACATATCGATGCCTACAGCGTACATTGCGATTATCGTTTCCTGACGGAGCAGCAAGCGCGTCAAATCAAACAGCTTGGCTATCAGCTGTTCTGTTACACACCTAATTTTCCGCAGTTAGTGCAGGCGCACTGGCAGTGGGGCGTGGATATGATGATCAGTGATGTGCCGCAAAGCTATCGCGCGCTTTTGCTGCAGCGTGAGCCAGAGCTGGCACTGAATGACTGA
- the ugpA gene encoding sn-glycerol-3-phosphate ABC transporter permease UgpA, producing the protein MSSPVIFNNKWLPACLIAPQLVITLVFFIWPAGQAIFQSAQLEDAFGMSREFVGLENFQTLLSDPLYLDSLLTTLQFSLTVAVLALLSALVLAAFAEHIVRGATVYRTFLIWPYAVAPVVAGSLWLFLFDPTIGVITELLHWFGVDWNPTLNGTHAMWMVIITSTWKQISYNFLFFLAALQSVPRSLHEAAAIDGSGPVKRFITISFPLISPTSFFLLVVNFVYAFFDTFAIIHAMTSGGPSNSTSTLVYKVYNDGFIGLDLGSSAAQSVVLMLLVAGLTVIQFKYVEKKVAY; encoded by the coding sequence ATGTCCTCACCCGTTATTTTTAACAACAAATGGTTACCCGCCTGTTTGATCGCCCCGCAGTTGGTGATCACGCTGGTATTCTTTATCTGGCCAGCCGGACAAGCGATTTTTCAGTCGGCGCAGCTTGAAGATGCGTTTGGCATGAGCCGCGAATTTGTCGGCCTGGAAAACTTCCAGACGCTGCTGTCGGATCCGCTCTACCTGGACTCTCTGCTGACCACGTTGCAATTCAGCCTCACCGTGGCGGTGCTGGCCCTGCTCAGCGCCCTGGTGCTGGCCGCTTTTGCCGAGCATATCGTGCGTGGCGCCACCGTTTATCGCACTTTTCTGATCTGGCCTTATGCCGTAGCGCCGGTTGTCGCCGGTTCGCTGTGGCTGTTTCTGTTCGATCCCACCATTGGTGTGATTACCGAACTGCTGCACTGGTTCGGCGTTGACTGGAATCCGACCCTGAACGGAACTCACGCCATGTGGATGGTGATCATCACCTCGACCTGGAAACAGATAAGCTACAACTTCCTGTTTTTTCTTGCAGCGCTGCAGTCCGTTCCCAGATCACTGCATGAAGCGGCGGCTATTGACGGCAGCGGTCCGGTGAAACGCTTTATCACCATCAGCTTTCCGCTTATTTCGCCGACCAGCTTCTTCCTGCTGGTGGTTAACTTCGTCTACGCCTTCTTTGATACCTTCGCCATCATCCATGCCATGACCTCCGGTGGCCCGAGTAACAGTACCTCGACGCTGGTTTACAAGGTGTATAACGATGGTTTTATCGGCCTGGATCTCGGCTCATCCGCGGCTCAGTCCGTGGTGTTGATGTTACTGGTTGCCGGGCTGACGGTAATTCAATTTAAATACGTTGAGAAAAAGGTAGCTTACTGA
- the pdxY gene encoding pyridoxal kinase PdxY: MKGILSIQSHVVFGHAGNSSAVFPIQRMGLEVWPIHTVQFSNHTQYPQGFTGKSFDSNDISTLIQGLNNIGQLAECQAIISGYQGSAEQCLAVADAVKQIKQQNQAALYVCDPVMGDPKKGCIVSDGVAEQLIQNLMPIADVIVPNQFELTAFTGMEIHSLDEAIAACNKALELGPKVVLVKHLHSISDEMFSSILATEEGCYLIQRPELPFDKAPVGVGDLISGIFTACLVKGLSPLEAFSHTNNAVYGVMEVTKAHGEWELMTVLGQDEIVNPTHSFATDKIA, encoded by the coding sequence ATGAAAGGAATCTTATCCATCCAGAGTCATGTGGTATTTGGTCATGCAGGCAACAGTTCTGCCGTCTTCCCGATTCAACGTATGGGATTAGAAGTGTGGCCGATTCACACGGTTCAGTTTTCCAACCACACCCAGTATCCGCAAGGCTTTACCGGGAAGAGTTTTGATTCCAATGATATTTCCACTCTGATCCAAGGTCTGAATAACATTGGTCAGCTTGCCGAGTGTCAGGCGATCATTTCCGGCTATCAGGGCAGTGCCGAGCAGTGCCTGGCTGTTGCCGACGCAGTCAAACAGATTAAGCAGCAAAACCAAGCGGCACTGTATGTATGTGACCCGGTGATGGGCGATCCGAAGAAAGGCTGTATTGTCTCCGATGGCGTTGCCGAACAGTTAATTCAGAACCTGATGCCTATCGCCGATGTCATTGTGCCCAATCAGTTTGAACTGACCGCCTTTACCGGTATGGAGATTCATTCGCTGGACGAGGCGATCGCCGCCTGTAATAAAGCGCTTGAACTGGGACCTAAAGTGGTACTGGTGAAACACTTGCACTCAATTTCAGATGAGATGTTCAGTTCAATCCTGGCCACGGAAGAAGGCTGCTATCTGATTCAGCGTCCGGAGCTGCCTTTTGACAAAGCACCGGTCGGCGTGGGTGACCTGATCAGCGGCATCTTTACCGCGTGTCTGGTCAAAGGGCTTTCTCCGCTTGAAGCCTTCTCGCATACCAACAATGCGGTTTACGGCGTCATGGAAGTGACCAAGGCGCATGGCGAGTGGGAACTGATGACCGTGCTGGGCCAGGATGAGATCGTCAATCCAACCCACAGCTTTGCGACTGACAAAATTGCCTGA
- a CDS encoding DeoR/GlpR family DNA-binding transcription regulator — translation MTDLSVRQQSIIELIQQQEYCSIDELAQRFAVTTQTIRRDINELCQLGLTRRHHGGVGLPATLSNRSYTSRQVTNQAQKQAVAEQVVAAIPDGSTLFLGIGTTIALIAQSLTQHRELRVVTNNFEAAHILSQYEQIETWIPGGRIRSNDRDVVDGAVELFFAQFVADIAIVGCASVTETCRG, via the coding sequence ATGACTGACTTATCCGTCCGTCAGCAAAGCATTATCGAACTGATTCAGCAGCAGGAGTACTGCTCGATTGATGAGTTGGCGCAGCGGTTTGCCGTCACCACCCAGACGATTCGGCGCGATATCAATGAACTTTGCCAGCTCGGACTGACCCGGCGTCATCACGGAGGCGTGGGGTTGCCTGCGACGTTGAGCAATCGCAGTTATACGTCCCGTCAGGTGACTAATCAGGCGCAAAAGCAGGCGGTAGCTGAACAGGTAGTTGCGGCTATCCCTGATGGCAGCACGCTGTTTCTCGGCATTGGTACCACGATCGCATTGATTGCGCAGAGTCTGACCCAACACCGGGAACTCAGAGTGGTGACCAATAATTTTGAGGCCGCGCATATTCTGTCGCAGTATGAGCAGATAGAAACCTGGATCCCGGGAGGGCGGATCCGTAGTAACGATCGTGATGTGGTCGATGGTGCTGTGGAGCTGTTTTTCGCCCAGTTTGTCGCCGATATTGCGATTGTGGGGTGCGCCAGTGTGACTGAAACTTGTCGCGGCTGA
- a CDS encoding MFS transporter — protein MTQLAADPRSRIDESPMTWMQVVIVAITVLFSAVDGFDVLAISVSGSGIMAEFGLDRAGLGAVLSMELLGMALGSILLGGVADKIGRRKMVLGCLAVMTSGMWLVAHVESIEMLCAWRVYTGLGIGGLLSTTNAVVAEFSNKKQRGLCISLMVIGYPLGGIICGLIGSVVLEAGAVNWRDMFLAGAVISVVMIPLSALLLPESVEWLCRVQPKQALARVNQALIKIGHAPVQALARKPAAEHKASILDIFSRKLLVATLLMTLAYLFQMITFYYVLKWTPTIVVQMGIGAASAAGVLFWVNVGGVLGGLLFGLLSQKIGLKPLTIAILVLTSGAVTLFGRAETAVGSA, from the coding sequence ATGACCCAGTTAGCCGCGGATCCACGCAGTCGTATTGACGAGTCACCAATGACCTGGATGCAGGTTGTGATTGTCGCCATCACGGTACTGTTCAGTGCTGTTGATGGCTTTGATGTACTGGCAATCAGTGTGTCCGGCTCTGGCATTATGGCCGAGTTTGGTCTTGATCGCGCAGGGCTTGGCGCCGTGCTGTCGATGGAACTGCTCGGAATGGCGCTGGGTTCTATTTTGCTCGGTGGCGTGGCGGATAAAATAGGCCGTCGCAAAATGGTACTGGGTTGTTTGGCGGTGATGACCAGCGGCATGTGGTTGGTGGCTCACGTTGAGAGTATCGAAATGCTGTGCGCCTGGCGGGTTTACACTGGTCTCGGTATTGGCGGGTTGCTTTCAACCACTAATGCGGTGGTGGCGGAGTTTTCTAATAAGAAGCAGCGCGGTTTGTGTATTTCTCTGATGGTGATTGGTTACCCGCTGGGCGGTATCATCTGCGGTCTGATCGGCAGTGTGGTGCTTGAAGCGGGTGCGGTAAACTGGCGTGATATGTTTTTAGCCGGCGCGGTGATTTCAGTCGTGATGATCCCGCTCAGCGCCCTGTTACTGCCGGAGTCGGTGGAATGGCTGTGCCGCGTCCAGCCTAAGCAAGCTTTGGCACGTGTTAATCAGGCGCTGATAAAAATTGGTCATGCACCGGTACAGGCGCTGGCACGTAAACCGGCGGCAGAGCACAAAGCGTCAATCCTGGATATTTTTTCGCGAAAATTGCTGGTCGCGACACTGCTGATGACGCTGGCCTACCTGTTTCAGATGATCACTTTCTACTACGTCCTGAAATGGACGCCGACCATCGTAGTGCAGATGGGGATTGGCGCAGCATCCGCCGCTGGTGTACTGTTTTGGGTCAATGTCGGTGGTGTGCTGGGCGGATTGCTGTTTGGTCTGCTCAGTCAAAAAATCGGCCTTAAACCACTGACCATTGCGATTCTGGTCCTGACGTCAGGCGCGGTGACCTTGTTTGGCCGCGCTGAAACCGCAGTTGGCTCAGCTTAG
- a CDS encoding MFS transporter: protein MAALKPQLAQLSMLAALAGFFANAGVSGIYTLVAYVFPTHVRATGTGFVIGVGRAGAIIAPWLAGILMQQGVDDGSGLTEVLSYVALLMGLCSLIAAAALLFLPYRQRADSARQSQAELVETV from the coding sequence TTGGCCGCGCTGAAACCGCAGTTGGCTCAGCTTAGCATGTTAGCGGCGCTGGCGGGCTTTTTTGCCAACGCGGGGGTTTCGGGCATTTATACTCTGGTGGCGTATGTTTTTCCGACCCATGTTCGCGCGACCGGTACCGGATTTGTGATTGGTGTTGGCCGGGCCGGCGCCATTATCGCCCCTTGGCTGGCGGGTATTCTGATGCAGCAAGGAGTGGATGATGGTAGCGGATTAACCGAAGTATTATCCTATGTGGCATTACTGATGGGGCTGTGTTCGTTGATCGCTGCAGCAGCGCTGTTGTTTCTTCCATATCGCCAGCGGGCAGATAGCGCCCGGCAAAGTCAGGCGGAACTGGTTGAAACTGTCTGA
- a CDS encoding LysR family transcriptional regulator, with translation MDLSRIDLNLLVSLDVLLAECNVTRAAQRLHLSQPAMSAQLARLRELFDDPLLVPLQHRRGMTPTRRALMLQQPLQSALRTLGSVVDTELSFDPQTDQRHFHVAMCDGAAALLSASLIARMAEQAGPGIKLTCSISSPAQTGSEMELGIYDLLVESVRELPDGLESVVLSQTPFVMVQRKGHPRGIKPLDIKTYCELKHVVVSPQRERFRGYMDDYLDAMGLQRPVMVAVPQAAMVRTILLSSDYVCTLPDLLLQQSEDSLDTFSLPFAAESYQLALAWHPRNNLDPGMLWLRSLVTSLLDAATASSD, from the coding sequence ATGGATCTGAGCAGAATTGATCTTAACTTGTTGGTTTCATTAGATGTCCTGCTGGCTGAGTGTAATGTTACCCGGGCCGCGCAGCGGCTGCATCTCAGTCAGCCAGCTATGTCGGCTCAGTTGGCTCGATTAAGGGAGCTGTTTGACGATCCGTTATTAGTGCCGCTGCAACACCGGCGCGGCATGACCCCTACCAGGCGGGCGTTGATGCTGCAGCAGCCTCTGCAATCGGCGTTGAGAACGCTGGGAAGCGTGGTCGACACGGAGCTGAGTTTCGATCCGCAAACCGATCAACGTCATTTTCATGTAGCCATGTGCGATGGTGCCGCAGCCTTGCTCAGTGCATCTCTAATTGCCCGTATGGCTGAGCAGGCCGGACCCGGGATCAAATTAACCTGTAGCATCAGTTCACCCGCGCAGACAGGCAGTGAAATGGAGCTGGGTATTTATGATCTTTTGGTCGAATCAGTGCGTGAACTGCCGGACGGACTGGAATCGGTCGTACTGAGTCAGACTCCGTTTGTGATGGTGCAGCGTAAGGGACATCCACGAGGCATCAAACCGCTGGATATTAAAACCTACTGCGAGTTAAAACATGTCGTTGTATCACCGCAGCGTGAGCGTTTTCGTGGTTATATGGACGACTATCTCGATGCCATGGGGCTGCAACGACCGGTTATGGTGGCCGTACCGCAAGCTGCAATGGTTCGTACGATTCTGCTTAGTTCGGATTATGTGTGCACGCTACCGGATTTATTGTTGCAGCAGAGTGAAGATTCACTGGACACATTTAGTCTGCCGTTTGCCGCTGAAAGCTATCAACTGGCGCTGGCCTGGCACCCGCGCAACAATCTTGACCCGGGGATGCTCTGGTTACGCAGTTTGGTTACATCTTTGCTCGACGCTGCAACGGCTTCGTCAGATTAG
- a CDS encoding EAL domain-containing protein — MAYQFQEEKQQEFARDILQNSEMVTSQIIAVLDEADALGGRGCEDENLNALRKLVHQNSEIYDMGYIDGIQVSCTANWGAFTPVEIEAKEVSAFKGYRFYSDASNLFDLNDKYNITILNNVFTVSLATPYTRKVRQMPDFEFDVTSPRNNHVFIAYSPSNLDGEAFGIELDTNICSQKYSYCVNTHNPNAGLFYYSGKVILGVTVICGLFCWLLTYSFCAFLQRRNAMEVRFRHALRQQTLYMEYQPIVSVADNQIIAVESLVRWEDKVFGKVSPELFIRIAEKLGLYPQLAYFTAQRAIVDMAPVLKELPHFSVGINIGTFEIQDPQFLPFLKRLVDEQGFLPEQLKIEITERIAVPLKELADFSNQARAMGFMVVSGRFWHRRIESGVADRNRL, encoded by the coding sequence ATGGCGTATCAGTTTCAGGAAGAAAAGCAGCAGGAATTCGCCCGAGACATCCTGCAAAACTCCGAGATGGTGACCTCACAAATCATTGCTGTACTGGATGAGGCCGATGCACTGGGCGGAAGGGGTTGCGAAGATGAGAATCTTAATGCGCTCAGAAAGTTGGTACACCAAAACTCAGAAATCTATGACATGGGTTACATCGATGGTATTCAGGTGTCCTGCACGGCGAACTGGGGCGCTTTTACACCCGTAGAGATTGAGGCCAAAGAGGTATCCGCTTTTAAGGGTTACCGTTTCTACTCTGATGCGTCCAATCTGTTTGATCTGAATGACAAATACAATATCACGATACTGAACAACGTTTTTACGGTCAGTCTGGCGACGCCGTATACACGTAAAGTGCGTCAGATGCCGGATTTTGAGTTTGATGTTACCTCGCCCAGAAACAATCACGTTTTCATTGCTTATTCTCCTTCCAATCTTGATGGTGAAGCGTTCGGAATCGAGTTAGACACCAATATCTGCAGCCAGAAATACAGTTACTGTGTGAATACCCATAATCCTAATGCAGGGCTGTTTTACTACTCCGGCAAAGTGATTTTGGGCGTTACCGTGATTTGCGGGCTGTTTTGCTGGTTGCTGACTTATTCGTTCTGTGCGTTTTTGCAGAGGCGCAATGCGATGGAAGTGCGCTTTCGTCATGCGCTCAGGCAGCAGACACTCTATATGGAGTATCAGCCGATTGTTTCCGTTGCCGACAACCAAATCATCGCGGTGGAAAGTTTGGTGCGCTGGGAAGACAAAGTGTTTGGTAAAGTGTCGCCGGAGCTGTTTATCCGTATTGCGGAAAAGCTTGGTCTGTATCCGCAGCTGGCTTATTTTACTGCCCAGCGAGCCATCGTTGATATGGCGCCGGTACTGAAAGAACTGCCGCATTTTTCCGTGGGGATCAATATCGGAACGTTTGAAATTCAGGACCCGCAATTTTTGCCGTTTCTTAAGCGCTTGGTGGATGAGCAAGGTTTTTTACCAGAACAGCTGAAGATTGAAATCACGGAACGTATTGCGGTACCGCTGAAAGAGCTGGCGGATTTCTCCAATCAGGCCCGGGCGATGGGTTTTATGGTGGTTTCTGGACGATTTTGGCACCGGCGTATCGAATCTGGTGTGGCTGACCGAAATCGACTTTGA
- a CDS encoding EAL domain-containing protein, with amino-acid sequence MWLTEIDFDYIKVDRVFVNALNYDLKKDMVSPVMELVTSLQKEVVFEGVETEREYHMIQKHCPTAFIQGWYFYKSMSFYDLLKLINHRG; translated from the coding sequence GTGTGGCTGACCGAAATCGACTTTGATTACATTAAAGTTGACCGGGTATTTGTCAATGCACTGAACTACGATCTGAAAAAAGATATGGTGTCACCGGTTATGGAATTGGTGACCAGCCTGCAAAAAGAAGTGGTGTTTGAGGGAGTAGAAACTGAACGCGAATACCACATGATCCAAAAGCATTGCCCGACCGCATTTATCCAGGGCTGGTATTTCTATAAATCGATGTCTTTCTATGATTTGCTTAAGTTGATCAATCACAGAGGGTGA
- a CDS encoding S8 family serine peptidase, with protein sequence MQKPNYVRPLYFPATNEGSEPGLNIENNFDQQYGLHNTGQAFGAVADALGNLIVPAYQGTTNADINAPEGWSAASNQTEVAVAVIDSGVTCTHLDLAGKCIEEINFVASHGSGPEDVLGHGTHVAGIIAATTNNGIGIAGVAPQAKIGAMKVCWEDISLAWLGIIISQCEDADVASALTYVADSGLYRVINISLAGTEVSSTLGAAIKYAWDKGLVIIGAAGNAYSSEVYYPAGYDEVIAVGATDYHDNLAAYSTFGHWVSVLAPGTAILSTVPGGACGQPADDPSDCYDYKSGTSMAAPHVAGVAAVMAAQYQQLTNTEIRAAIEGSADPIGALGQNFHAWSIYGRVNMLAAVNYDSTPIIAVTHSVTALLAETVNAGKGSKQGRVTVTVRDNLGNPVNGAVVQGDFDVDSHTSVTQVTDSTGNAVFTSQYSAKGGITFSFCVTNITSNSTNWSETERCVSFP encoded by the coding sequence ATGCAGAAACCTAACTATGTCCGGCCACTCTATTTTCCAGCCACCAACGAAGGCAGCGAACCCGGGCTGAATATTGAAAACAATTTTGATCAGCAGTATGGCCTGCACAACACGGGTCAGGCGTTTGGCGCCGTAGCGGATGCATTAGGAAATTTAATTGTCCCCGCTTATCAAGGTACAACAAATGCAGACATTAACGCACCGGAGGGCTGGAGCGCGGCAAGTAATCAGACTGAGGTTGCGGTGGCGGTAATTGACAGTGGAGTCACCTGTACTCACCTTGATTTAGCCGGTAAATGCATTGAAGAAATCAACTTCGTTGCCTCGCATGGTTCCGGCCCGGAAGACGTTCTCGGCCACGGTACTCATGTGGCCGGGATTATTGCTGCAACCACAAACAATGGCATCGGTATCGCTGGCGTTGCACCGCAAGCAAAAATCGGTGCGATGAAAGTATGTTGGGAAGACATCAGTTTGGCGTGGCTTGGTATTATCATCAGTCAGTGCGAGGATGCGGACGTTGCGAGCGCACTGACTTATGTTGCTGACTCCGGACTGTACCGGGTCATCAATATCAGCCTGGCAGGCACAGAAGTTTCGTCAACCTTAGGCGCAGCGATAAAATATGCCTGGGACAAAGGGCTCGTGATCATTGGCGCAGCAGGCAATGCTTATTCGTCAGAGGTCTATTATCCTGCCGGCTATGATGAAGTGATCGCTGTTGGCGCAACGGACTATCATGACAATCTGGCCGCCTACTCCACTTTTGGTCACTGGGTATCGGTTCTGGCACCGGGAACCGCCATATTGTCGACCGTTCCGGGTGGTGCTTGTGGCCAGCCTGCTGATGACCCAAGTGATTGTTACGATTATAAATCCGGCACCTCGATGGCTGCGCCTCATGTGGCAGGCGTTGCCGCCGTGATGGCCGCTCAGTATCAGCAGTTAACTAACACGGAAATTCGCGCCGCAATTGAAGGCAGTGCCGACCCGATTGGAGCGCTCGGCCAGAACTTTCATGCCTGGTCAATTTATGGCCGGGTCAATATGCTGGCAGCGGTGAACTACGACTCCACTCCGATCATTGCCGTAACCCACTCTGTCACTGCACTACTGGCCGAAACCGTCAATGCTGGCAAAGGCAGCAAACAGGGGCGGGTTACTGTCACTGTCAGAGATAATCTGGGTAATCCAGTCAACGGCGCGGTGGTACAAGGCGATTTTGACGTCGACAGCCATACATCCGTTACTCAGGTGACAGACAGTACAGGTAATGCCGTTTTTACCTCACAATACTCAGCAAAAGGCGGTATTACGTTCAGCTTCTGTGTCACGAACATCACCAGCAATTCTACCAATTGGAGCGAGACCGAACGTTGTGTCTCATTCCCTTAG
- the ugpB gene encoding sn-glycerol-3-phosphate ABC transporter substrate-binding protein UgpB yields MAIKHLAGFAVAAALLSAQAQAKTEVEWWHAMGGALGTKVNQIAADFNASQSEYEIKPVYKGTYAETMTSAIAAFRAKQQPAIVQVFEVGTATMMGAKQAVYPVYQLMADTKEPFNPDDYLAAVTGYYTSNDGQMLSLPFNSSTPVLYYNQDMFAKAGIQAPPKTWQEMESVSRKLLASGAKCGFSTTWQSWTQIENFGARNNIALASQNNGFAGLDTEFKFNGAAFVKHIDEMGKWSKEGIFKYGGRQSDGMPLFYTQECAMTMGSSASLAGIKENMQGINIGVAELPYDAELVEKPQNTIIGGASLWVLRGHSEQEYQGVAKFFTYLSSPKVQADWHQFTGYLPITKAAYELTKQQGFYSANPGTDTAVLQMTSSEPTTNSKGIRFGNYLQTRDIINEELEAVWAGKVGAQAALNNAVKRGDEQLRRFERTQR; encoded by the coding sequence ATGGCTATAAAACACCTTGCCGGATTTGCGGTGGCGGCGGCGCTGCTCAGTGCTCAGGCCCAGGCAAAAACCGAGGTTGAATGGTGGCACGCCATGGGCGGCGCTCTGGGAACCAAAGTTAATCAGATTGCCGCTGACTTTAACGCCAGCCAGTCAGAATACGAGATCAAACCTGTCTACAAAGGCACCTATGCCGAGACAATGACCAGTGCAATTGCCGCCTTCAGGGCAAAACAGCAACCGGCCATTGTTCAGGTGTTTGAAGTCGGTACCGCGACCATGATGGGGGCGAAACAAGCGGTGTATCCGGTTTATCAGCTGATGGCCGATACCAAAGAGCCGTTTAACCCGGATGATTACTTGGCTGCAGTGACCGGCTACTACACCAGCAACGACGGCCAAATGCTTTCATTACCGTTTAACAGCTCCACGCCGGTGCTGTATTACAACCAGGATATGTTCGCCAAAGCAGGCATTCAGGCACCGCCCAAGACCTGGCAGGAGATGGAAAGTGTCTCGCGCAAACTACTGGCATCGGGCGCTAAATGTGGCTTTAGCACCACCTGGCAGTCCTGGACCCAAATTGAAAACTTCGGCGCCCGCAACAACATCGCGCTGGCCAGCCAAAACAACGGTTTTGCCGGTTTAGATACCGAGTTCAAATTCAATGGCGCGGCGTTCGTTAAGCACATCGACGAGATGGGCAAATGGTCAAAAGAAGGCATTTTTAAATATGGCGGGCGTCAGTCAGACGGCATGCCGCTGTTCTACACCCAGGAATGTGCCATGACCATGGGTTCATCGGCGAGCCTGGCCGGTATCAAAGAAAATATGCAGGGTATTAACATCGGGGTTGCAGAGCTGCCTTACGATGCCGAACTGGTCGAAAAACCACAAAACACCATTATCGGCGGCGCGTCACTGTGGGTGCTGCGTGGTCATTCTGAGCAGGAATATCAGGGCGTTGCCAAGTTCTTTACTTACCTCTCCAGCCCGAAAGTTCAGGCCGACTGGCATCAGTTCACCGGCTATCTGCCAATCACTAAAGCGGCTTACGAGCTTACAAAGCAACAAGGTTTCTATAGCGCTAATCCGGGAACCGACACCGCTGTACTACAGATGACATCCAGTGAGCCGACTACTAACTCGAAAGGCATTCGCTTTGGTAACTACCTGCAGACCCGCGACATCATCAACGAAGAGCTGGAAGCGGTCTGGGCCGGTAAGGTCGGCGCTCAGGCAGCACTCAATAACGCAGTAAAACGTGGTGATGAGCAGCTAAGACGTTTCGAACGTACCCAGCGATAA